From a region of the uncultured Draconibacterium sp. genome:
- a CDS encoding TRAP transporter large permease, with translation MEFLGVIVLVVSFIILLVIGVPIAISIGISGILTMLVTIMPLPAATTFAQRMATGLDSFALLAIPFFILAGNIMNKGGIAIRLINFARVLVGRWPAGLAFVNVFANMLFGAISGSAAASASAIGSIMMPEMNKEGYDKNFSAAVNITSATTGLSIPPSNILIVYSLASGGVSITALFLAGYAPGILTGLAIMAVALGMFSYKHFGFSGMVRNLGKFFAVIASLALVIVGLIKVNSAFSAGVATAIYGGIGALFLGGIGYYGSKHKKGAINALKVFWRAFPSLLMLVIVIGGIVAGFFTATEASAVAVLYALVLAFAYRELTLKDMPDVILRSVKTTAFVLLLVATCIGLSWIMAYENIPQNVSEALLALSDNKFVILLIINMILLFVGVFMDMTPAVLIFTPIFLPIVTNLGLEPVHFGIIMVLNLSVGLGTPPVGSLLFIGCSVSQVKIETVIKPLIPMFIAMIVCLLLVTYIPEISMWLPRSLGF, from the coding sequence ATGGAATTTTTAGGAGTAATTGTACTTGTAGTAAGCTTTATAATTTTACTTGTAATTGGAGTTCCCATTGCTATCAGTATCGGAATTTCAGGGATTTTAACCATGCTGGTAACTATTATGCCACTGCCTGCTGCAACAACGTTTGCACAGCGAATGGCAACGGGGCTGGATAGTTTCGCACTGCTGGCGATTCCGTTTTTTATACTGGCGGGGAATATAATGAACAAGGGAGGGATAGCCATCCGGCTTATCAATTTTGCCCGTGTTTTGGTTGGCCGCTGGCCTGCCGGATTAGCTTTTGTAAATGTTTTTGCAAACATGCTTTTTGGTGCTATCTCAGGTTCGGCAGCTGCTTCGGCGTCAGCCATCGGTAGTATTATGATGCCGGAGATGAACAAAGAAGGTTACGACAAAAACTTTAGTGCCGCAGTAAACATTACTTCGGCAACAACAGGTTTGTCTATTCCTCCAAGTAATATCCTCATTGTATATTCACTGGCCAGTGGTGGTGTTTCTATTACGGCGCTTTTCCTTGCCGGCTATGCACCGGGTATTTTAACCGGATTGGCGATTATGGCCGTGGCTTTGGGAATGTTTTCTTACAAACATTTTGGATTTAGCGGAATGGTGCGCAACCTCGGTAAATTCTTCGCCGTTATTGCATCGCTTGCATTGGTAATTGTTGGATTGATTAAAGTAAACAGTGCATTTTCTGCAGGAGTAGCCACAGCCATTTATGGCGGAATCGGCGCTTTGTTCCTGGGAGGAATTGGCTATTACGGAAGTAAGCACAAAAAAGGTGCAATAAATGCCTTAAAAGTGTTTTGGCGCGCTTTCCCTAGTTTGCTGATGCTGGTAATTGTTATTGGTGGTATAGTGGCAGGTTTCTTTACTGCCACAGAAGCGTCGGCGGTAGCCGTTTTGTATGCGCTGGTACTGGCATTTGCTTATCGCGAATTGACATTGAAAGATATGCCTGATGTAATTCTACGTTCAGTAAAAACTACCGCATTTGTATTGTTGCTGGTTGCTACCTGTATCGGTTTGTCGTGGATTATGGCCTACGAAAATATTCCACAAAATGTAAGTGAGGCTTTGCTTGCATTAAGCGACAACAAATTTGTCATTCTTCTGATCATCAATATGATCTTGCTGTTTGTGGGTGTGTTTATGGACATGACTCCGGCAGTGCTGATCTTTACACCGATATTCTTACCAATTGTTACCAATTTAGGATTGGAACCTGTTCACTTCGGAATTATCATGGTACTGAACCTTAGTGTTGGTTTAGGAACGCCTCCTGTTGGATCACTGCTGTTTATCGGATGTAGTGTGAGCCAGGTAAAAATTGAAACGGTGATAAAACCGCTTATTCCGATGTTTATAGCAATGATCGTTTGTTTGTTGCTGGTAACTTATATTCCTGAAATCTCGATGTGGTTACCTCGAAGCCTGGGATTTTAG
- a CDS encoding TRAP transporter small permease, whose amino-acid sequence MTIREKIDKIIEIILVSIMSILVLDVLWQVFSRYVLAAPSSFTDELAGFLLIWVGMLGAAYVAGKNEHLAIDLMLQKLKGVKKRRLQTFINTLVGLFALFVMVFGGSWLVYTRFYLNVKSAALALPLGYVYLIVPLSGLLIIYYAIDNSLNQNIEE is encoded by the coding sequence ATGACTATCAGAGAAAAAATAGATAAGATAATCGAGATCATATTGGTTTCGATAATGAGCATATTGGTACTTGATGTACTCTGGCAGGTTTTTAGCCGCTACGTTTTGGCTGCACCAAGTTCGTTTACCGATGAGCTGGCCGGATTCCTTTTAATTTGGGTAGGTATGTTGGGGGCTGCTTATGTGGCCGGTAAAAACGAACACCTTGCCATCGACCTTATGCTTCAGAAACTGAAAGGCGTGAAAAAACGCCGCCTGCAAACTTTTATTAATACACTGGTTGGCTTATTTGCCCTGTTTGTAATGGTATTTGGAGGCTCGTGGTTGGTTTACACACGTTTCTACCTTAACGTAAAATCAGCAGCACTGGCGTTGCCTCTGGGGTATGTTTACCTCATTGTCCCACTTAGCGGACTGCTTATTATTTATTATGCTATTGATAATTCACTGAACCAAAATATTGAAGAGTAA
- the uxaC gene encoding glucuronate isomerase produces the protein MDKDFLLQTDVAKELYHNHAAKMPIFDYHCHINPQEIAEDKEYENITQLWLYGDHYKWRGMRTNGVAEKYCTGNASDWEKFEKWAETVPHTLRNPLFHWTHLELKKFFGIDKVLSPATAREIWEECNAKLQTPEYSCRGIIKMANVHTICTTDDPVDSLEYHRAIKADGFETAVLPAWRPDKAMAVENATTYNAYLSELEEAANMNIKSFGDLMDALDDRHEFFHLNGCRLSDHGVETVLAEDYTEAEIEKIFIKVRKGGELTNEEVVKFKSCMLYEFGIMDHSRGWTQQFHIGALRNNNTRLFKKLGADVGFDSIGDFDIARPLSRLLDRLDMENKLSKTILYNLNPRDNELIATMIGNFQDGSVPGKMQFGSGWWFLDQKDGMEKQMQALSNLGLLSRFVGMLTDSRSYLSYTRHEYFRRTLCNLLGNDVENGEIPYDMELLGSMVENICFNNAKAYFNF, from the coding sequence ATGGACAAAGATTTCCTTTTGCAAACCGATGTTGCGAAGGAATTATATCACAATCATGCGGCAAAAATGCCGATTTTTGATTACCACTGTCATATTAATCCGCAGGAAATTGCTGAGGATAAAGAGTATGAAAACATCACGCAGCTTTGGTTGTATGGCGATCATTACAAATGGCGCGGCATGCGTACCAATGGTGTTGCCGAAAAATACTGTACCGGAAATGCCAGCGACTGGGAGAAATTTGAAAAGTGGGCCGAAACGGTGCCACACACTTTGCGTAACCCATTGTTTCATTGGACACACCTGGAACTAAAGAAATTCTTCGGGATAGATAAAGTTTTGAGTCCGGCTACCGCCAGAGAGATTTGGGAAGAATGTAATGCTAAATTACAAACACCCGAATATTCATGCCGCGGAATTATAAAAATGGCCAACGTTCATACCATTTGTACTACCGACGATCCTGTGGATTCGTTGGAGTATCACCGTGCCATAAAAGCCGATGGATTCGAAACCGCAGTACTTCCGGCCTGGCGCCCCGATAAAGCGATGGCTGTTGAGAATGCGACTACTTACAATGCCTATTTAAGTGAGTTGGAAGAGGCTGCCAATATGAATATTAAAAGCTTTGGCGATTTAATGGATGCGCTGGACGATCGTCATGAGTTTTTCCATTTAAATGGTTGTCGTTTAAGCGATCATGGTGTTGAAACAGTTTTGGCTGAAGATTACACCGAAGCAGAAATTGAAAAGATATTCATCAAAGTTCGGAAAGGAGGCGAGCTTACGAATGAAGAAGTGGTAAAATTCAAGTCGTGCATGTTGTATGAATTCGGAATTATGGACCACTCGCGTGGGTGGACGCAACAATTTCATATTGGCGCTTTACGAAACAACAATACCCGTTTGTTTAAGAAACTTGGAGCCGATGTAGGATTTGATTCGATTGGTGATTTTGATATTGCACGACCACTGTCAAGGTTGCTGGATCGACTGGATATGGAGAATAAATTATCAAAAACTATATTATACAACCTGAATCCCCGCGACAATGAGCTGATTGCAACAATGATCGGAAATTTCCAGGACGGTTCTGTCCCCGGAAAAATGCAGTTTGGTTCCGGCTGGTGGTTCCTTGATCAGAAAGACGGCATGGAAAAACAAATGCAGGCCTTATCGAACCTTGGTTTGTTGAGCCGCTTTGTGGGAATGTTAACGGATTCGCGCAGTTATCTGTCGTATACCCGTCACGAATACTTCCGTCGTACTTTGTGTAATTTGCTGGGTAACGATGTTGAGAATGGCGAGATTCCATATGATATGGAACTGTTGGGAAGCATGGTTGAAAATATCTGTTTCAATAACGCAAAAGCTTATTTTAATTTTTAG
- a CDS encoding TRAP transporter substrate-binding protein has protein sequence MRTKIYKAFSLVFMVVFLLGCAEVKEHKVLKLAHGLDPTHPVHKGMEFMAERLAEKSGGKLTIDIYPSGQLGSEQQCVELLQIGSLAITKVSAAVMESFTPKFKALGLPYVFRSKEHSFKVFDGEIGKELLLGTEEFWIRGLCFYDAGFRSFYTIDKPINTPDDLKGMKIRVMKSQTAMEMVRALGGSPTPISWGELYTALQSGVVDGAENNEPSLYTSHHYEVCKQYSLDEHTCVPDVLIISTKVWNTLSEQEQKWLQEAADESVPVERKYWAESVEESLRIVQENGVQINYPDKELFAKKVAPLLDKYRQDEVLGDILRRIEAVK, from the coding sequence ATGAGAACTAAAATCTATAAAGCTTTTTCTTTGGTTTTTATGGTGGTATTTCTTCTGGGATGCGCCGAAGTCAAAGAACATAAAGTGCTAAAACTCGCTCATGGTCTCGACCCGACTCACCCAGTGCATAAGGGAATGGAGTTTATGGCCGAACGTTTGGCTGAAAAATCAGGAGGAAAATTAACCATCGATATTTACCCCAGCGGGCAATTGGGCTCCGAGCAACAATGTGTTGAATTGTTGCAGATCGGGAGTTTGGCAATAACGAAAGTTTCCGCTGCTGTTATGGAAAGTTTTACACCAAAATTTAAAGCCTTGGGTTTGCCATATGTTTTTCGTTCAAAAGAACATTCATTTAAAGTTTTTGATGGGGAGATAGGTAAAGAGTTGTTGTTGGGAACTGAAGAATTCTGGATTCGTGGTTTGTGTTTTTACGATGCTGGCTTCCGTAGTTTTTATACTATCGACAAGCCTATAAATACTCCCGACGATTTAAAAGGGATGAAGATCAGGGTGATGAAAAGCCAGACTGCCATGGAAATGGTACGTGCTTTAGGTGGTTCTCCAACACCGATTTCGTGGGGCGAATTGTACACTGCGCTGCAAAGTGGAGTGGTTGACGGTGCTGAAAACAACGAGCCAAGTTTATATACTTCGCACCATTACGAGGTGTGTAAACAGTATTCATTAGATGAACATACCTGTGTGCCCGATGTGCTGATCATCAGTACAAAAGTATGGAACACACTAAGCGAGCAGGAACAAAAGTGGCTGCAGGAAGCTGCCGACGAATCGGTTCCTGTGGAACGGAAATACTGGGCCGAATCGGTTGAAGAATCATTGCGAATAGTTCAGGAGAATGGTGTTCAGATCAATTATCCCGACAAAGAACTATTTGCAAAGAAAGTTGCCCCTTTATTGGATAAATACAGACAAGACGAAGTTTTGGGCGATATTCTACGTCGCATCGAAGCAGTGAAATAG
- a CDS encoding sugar kinase — MAKLEIKSKSECTYDCISLGEVMLRLDPGEGRIRTTRQFRAWEGGGEYNVSRGLRRCFGKKTAIVTALADNEVGALIEDFMLQGGLDTQFVKWVDYDGCGRTVRNGLNFTERGFGIRGAKGVSDRGNTAASQLKPGDIDWEYIFGTLGVRWMHTGGIFAALSETAAETVIEAVKIAKKYGTIVSYDLNYRPSLWKAIGGEAKAQEVNREIAKYVDVMIGNEEDFTACLGLEVEGNEENLKELDLTGYKNMIKSAVSEFPNFKVIATTLRTVKTATVNSWGAICYSEGVIHEAQHREDLEIMDRVGGGDSFASGLIYGFLEFNDGAKAVEYGAAHGALAMTTPGDTTMATLSEVEKIIGGGSARVDR; from the coding sequence ATGGCAAAATTGGAAATTAAATCAAAATCCGAATGTACATACGACTGTATCTCTCTTGGAGAAGTAATGTTAAGACTCGATCCGGGAGAAGGCAGAATAAGAACAACACGTCAGTTTCGCGCCTGGGAAGGCGGTGGAGAATATAACGTTTCACGCGGGTTGAGAAGGTGTTTTGGAAAGAAAACAGCGATTGTAACTGCACTTGCGGATAATGAAGTTGGTGCCCTTATTGAGGACTTTATGCTTCAGGGTGGGTTGGATACGCAATTCGTTAAATGGGTAGACTACGATGGTTGTGGTCGTACCGTTCGTAACGGATTAAACTTTACCGAAAGAGGTTTTGGAATTCGTGGTGCGAAAGGTGTTTCCGACCGCGGAAATACAGCAGCCTCGCAATTAAAACCCGGTGATATCGACTGGGAATATATTTTCGGAACATTGGGCGTTCGCTGGATGCACACCGGTGGTATTTTTGCCGCACTTTCGGAGACAGCAGCAGAAACGGTTATCGAAGCCGTAAAAATTGCTAAGAAGTACGGCACTATTGTTTCGTATGATCTGAATTACCGTCCGTCGCTTTGGAAAGCCATTGGTGGAGAAGCAAAAGCACAGGAAGTAAACCGTGAAATTGCCAAATATGTGGATGTAATGATCGGTAATGAAGAAGATTTTACAGCATGTTTAGGTTTGGAAGTAGAAGGAAACGAAGAAAATCTGAAAGAACTGGATCTAACCGGATATAAAAACATGATAAAATCAGCCGTATCCGAGTTCCCTAACTTCAAGGTAATTGCCACAACATTACGTACCGTAAAAACGGCAACTGTAAATTCATGGGGTGCGATTTGTTATTCCGAAGGTGTAATTCACGAAGCGCAACACCGCGAAGATCTTGAAATTATGGATCGTGTGGGGGGCGGCGACAGCTTTGCATCCGGTTTAATTTATGGTTTCCTGGAGTTTAACGATGGTGCAAAAGCAGTGGAATATGGAGCAGCACATGGTGCATTGGCAATGACTACTCCGGGTGACACAACTATGGCGACATTATCGGAAGTAGAAAAAATAATCGGCGGCGGAAGCGCACGTGTTGATCGATAA
- a CDS encoding bifunctional 4-hydroxy-2-oxoglutarate aldolase/2-dehydro-3-deoxy-phosphogluconate aldolase: MARFSRIEVALTMKETGMVPVFYHQDIEVCKAVVKACYDGGVRLFEFTNRGDFATLVFAELNKWTIENCPEMIMGVGSIVDESTAAMYIALGTNFVVAPLIDEATAKVCNKRKIAWSPGCGSVTEIGRAHELGAEVVKIFPGSQVGGPSFVKAVKGPMPYASIMPTGGVSPTEENLKQWFDAGVTCVGMGSQLFPKEVLAEKNYAYITEKCAEALKIISDLTT, from the coding sequence ATGGCAAGATTTTCAAGAATAGAAGTAGCATTAACAATGAAAGAAACCGGAATGGTTCCGGTGTTCTATCATCAGGATATTGAGGTTTGTAAAGCAGTGGTAAAAGCCTGTTACGATGGTGGTGTGCGTTTGTTCGAATTCACTAACCGTGGCGATTTTGCTACCCTTGTTTTTGCTGAGTTAAACAAGTGGACAATTGAAAACTGTCCGGAAATGATAATGGGAGTTGGCTCAATTGTCGACGAATCTACAGCTGCTATGTATATCGCTTTGGGAACCAACTTTGTAGTTGCTCCGCTAATTGACGAAGCTACTGCAAAAGTTTGTAACAAACGAAAGATAGCCTGGAGTCCGGGTTGTGGTTCGGTAACTGAAATTGGCCGTGCTCACGAACTGGGTGCCGAGGTGGTTAAAATATTCCCCGGATCGCAGGTGGGAGGACCAAGCTTTGTTAAAGCAGTAAAAGGACCAATGCCTTACGCCAGCATTATGCCAACTGGTGGCGTTTCGCCAACCGAAGAGAACCTGAAACAATGGTTCGATGCCGGAGTAACTTGTGTGGGAATGGGATCGCAGTTGTTCCCGAAAGAAGTTTTGGCCGAAAAAAATTATGCATATATTACCGAAAAATGTGCCGAGGCATTGAAAATTATCAGTGACCTGACAACATAA